The following are encoded together in the Triticum dicoccoides isolate Atlit2015 ecotype Zavitan chromosome 6B, WEW_v2.0, whole genome shotgun sequence genome:
- the LOC119325083 gene encoding disease resistance protein RPM1-like — translation MEATGLSLGKAALGGALGYATSKAAEEIALQLGVERDVNFIKDELQMMQSFLMTADEEQSQNKVLTTWVKQVGVLAYKVEDSLMDFGLHSEKKPILGCIPRDLGDRRRISKVVKQLRAEVEDVSNRNLRYHLIRESSGSKSTAAEKQANIATAAMLGIINEARLFTLEPKKSSEVDLHHLITSHYVNLRVIIVWATSGNLGETFAIQEVYDDPLVLKSFGLCAWIRLTHPFNPQEFLRSLVSQFYENSHDEVGKVEQETGVLANIEKMDQRDLVHMLKAQLCSNSYLVVINDLSTIEEWHCIKKYFPDNKKQSRIIVSTQQVEIARLCTEKPFQVSEFKPLSCDQTIYLFHKKNSEEQVSIGSINVEMVDTNKARLAAVEKEKLKATCAPCSAEPVPESNNVTNAEKNTSMPTDEIQVENQEPNSAGEDKACNSTARKKFDRSRTLALADEVICGRETEKSILIKLVGQPDNDQGCKVISVWGMGGLGKTTLVRSIYRSQQLGGWKCAWATAMRPFNPEVLLRDLALQFQITIQENPAGSTSTGVQKMKLQGLNDELARVLKRKKCLVVIDDIWSISEWDSIKQCLHNAGRIIVTTREKNIAKHCSIVDKNMYCLEGLKDDDALDLLIKKVFKNNVENNNIFPAMIEQARLVLQKCGGLPLAISTIGGFLATKPKTATEWKKMSDGINAELEINPELRAIKTILMRSYNGLPYHLKSVFLYLSIFPEDYRIRWGRLVRRWIAEGYSRDMHGMTATEVSRRYFDELLDRSMILPGEGINLYSQKINYCQLHDMMREICISKAREENLVLTLEEGCCLSDTQGAIRHLVIGSNWQGDKDVVESKLDLSHVRSLTVFGEWRSFFISHNMRFLRVLDLEDTPGLEDHHLDQIGQLRHLKYLSLRGCLNISCLPNSLWNLRDLETLDVRGTYVDELPTTITNLQKLQHLRGDGFFMSVQVLDACLNRRDIFNLYRFSKERPENVVICRGIGKLKALHTLDYVDVSCGNGKATLKELGELTQLRKLKVCGISGENSNELWSAIAGHNQLQSLTVKAVDVLKEGYELDDCLGEGLLPPSSLESLTLKGVLVNAKEWIGKLNNLSKLVLLYCRLKQEDDVIHALGFLPNLTVLRLKWSSFVGTQLHFQRSSFPSLVVLELRALHYLQSVLFEEDTMPKLELLQVVGCEELKVFSGMSTLTSLKEIQLGQRVTENWLSHRVSEKLKEEVQRQAAKHMNNVRVNIEY, via the exons ATGGAGGCGACGGGGCTGAGCTTGGGGAAGGCTGCGCTAGGCGGCGCACTGGGCTATGCCACATCCAAGGCGGCGGAGGAAATCGCCCTACAGCTCGGCGTTGAACGCGATGTGAACTTCATCAAAGATGAGCTGCAAATGATGCAGTCATTCCTGATGACCGCTGACGAGGAGCAAAGCCAGAACAAGGTGCTCACCACCTGGGTGAAACAGGTCGGGGTTCTCGCCTACAAAGTGGAGGACAGCCTCATGGATTTTGGCCTCCACTCGGAGAAAAAGCCAATATTGGGGTGCATCCCCCGCGACCTAGGGGATCGGCGCCGCATctccaaggtggtgaagcagctgaGGGCTGAggtggaggatgtgagcaacaggaACCTGCGCTACCACCTCATCAGGGAGAGCTCAGGCTCCAAGTCTACCGCGGCTGAGAAGCAGGCCAACATTGCCACTGCGGCAATGCTTGGCATCATCAATGAAGCAAGGCTCTTCACCTTGGAGCCTAAAAAATCATCAGAGGTGGACCTCCACCATCTGATTACCAGCCACTATGTGAACCTTAGAGTGATCATCGTGTGGGCAACTAGCGGTAATCTCGGAGAGACGTTTGCCATCCAAGAGGTTTATGATGACCCGTTGGTACTAAAAAGCTTTGGATTATGTGCTTGGATTAGGTTGACGCATCCTTTCAACCCGCAAGAGTTCCTCAGGAGTTTGGTAAGTCAGTTTTATGAAAATTCCCATGATGAGGTTGGAAAGGTAGAGCAAGAAACAGGTGTTCTGGCTAACATTGAGAAGATGGATCAAAGAGATTTAGTCCATATGCTTAAAGCGCAGTTATGTAGCAATAGCTACCTGGTTGTCATAAATGACCTGTCCACAATAGAAGAGTGGCATTGCATTAAAAAGTATTTTCCTGACAATAAGAAACAAAGTAGAATCATCGTTTCCACGCAGCAAGTTGAAATTGCACGATTGTGCACAGAGAAACCATTCCAAGTTTCGGAGTTCAAGCCATTGTCATGTGATCAAACTATTTATTTGTTTCACAAGAAG AATTCAGAGGAGCAGGTCAGCATAGGCAGTATTAATGTGGAAATGGTTGACACCAACAAAGCAAGACTTGCTGCTGTGGAGAAGGAGAAACTGAAG GCTACGTGTGCACCATGTTCTGCCGAGCCTGTTCCCGAGTCAAACAACGTTACTAATGCTGAGAAAAACACATCAATGCCCACCGATGAAATACAGGTGGAAAACCAAGAACCGAATAGCGCAGGTGAAGACAAAGCTTGCAACTCAACTGCTAGAAAGAAGTTTGATCGCAGCAGGACACTGGCACTGGCTGATGAAGTGATCTGTGGGCGAGAGACAGAGAAATCTATTCTTATCAAATTAGTTGGCCAACCAGACAATGATCAAGGCTGTAAGGTGATCTCAGTTTGGGGAATGGGGGGTCTTGGAAAAACCACTCTTGTCCGAAGCATCTACCGAAGCCAGCAGCTTGGTGGTTGGAAGTGTGCTTGGGCCACTGCAATGCGTCCTTTTAATCCTGAGGTACTCCTTAGGGATTTGGCTTTGCAGTTTCAGATTACTATTCAAGAAAATCCTGCTGGATCAACATCAACTGGAGTGCAAAAGATGAAACTTCAAGGGTTAAATGATGAGCTAGCTCGGGTACTAAAAAGAAAGAAGTGTCTTGTTGTTATTGACGATATATGGTCCATTTCTGAATGGGATTCTATCAAACAGTGTTTACATAATGCTGGAAGGATAATAGTCACGACAAGAGAAAAAAACATTGCCAAACATTGTTCAATAGTAGACAAGAACATGTACTGTCTTGAAGGTCTGAAAGATGATGACGCACTTGATCTCCTCATAAAGAAG GTATTCAAGAACAATGTTGAAAATAATAATATATTCCCAGCTATGATAGAGCAAGCAAGACTTGTCCTACAGAAATGTGGTGGACTTCCCCTTGCAATATCGACCATCGGAGGGTTCCTAGCCACCAAGCCAAAAACTGCTACCGAATGGAAGAAGATGAGTGATGGTATTAACGCAGAATTGGAAATAAATCCTGAACTTAGGGCAATAAAGACAATTCTTATGAGGAGCTACAATGGTTTGCCATACCATCTCAAGTCTGTTTTCTTATACCTGTCAATATTTCCAGAAGACTATAGAATTAGGTGGGGTCGCTTGGTGAGGCGGTGGATTGCAGAGGGTTACTCAAGGGATATGCATGGCATGACTGCAACTGAAGTTTCTCGGAGGTACTTTGATGAGCTCTTAGATAGGAGTATGATCCTGCCAGGGGAAGGGATAAACCTATACagtcagaaaatcaattattgccaaCTTCATGATATGATGCGTGAAATATGCATCTCGAAGGCTAGGGAGGAAAACCTTGTTTTAACGCTGGAGGAAGGATGTTGTTTGAGTGACACACAAGGTGCAATACGTCATCTTGTCATAGGCAGCAACTGGCAGGGGGATAAAGATGTGGTGGAGAGCAAGCTTGACTTGTCACACGTACGGTCATTGACTGTGTTCGGGGAGTGGAGATCGTTTTTCATCTCCCACAATATGAGGTTCCTCCGAGTTCTTGACTTAGAAGACACACCAGGGTTAGAAGATCATCATCTTGATCAAATTGGGCAGCTCCGTCACCTCAAGTACCTTTCTCTTCGAGGGTGTTTGAACATTTCATGCCTGCCTAATTCTTTGTGGAATTTGCGGGACCTTGAAACACTGGATGTTCGAGGTACATATGTAGATGAGTTGCCAACAACAATCACCAACCTTCAGAAGCTACAGCACCTCCGCGGAGATGGTTTTTTCATGAGTGTACAGGTTTTAGATGCTTGTTTGAACAGGCGTGATATATTCAACCTATACCGCTTCTCTAAGGAGCGTCCAGAAAATGTTGTAATTTGTAGAGGGATTGGTAAATTGAAGGCCCTTCACACACTAGATTATGTCGATGTTTCTTGTGGCAATggaaaggccaccctaaaagagctTGGGGAGCTAACTCAGCTGCGTAAGCTTAAAGTATGTGGTATCAGTGGCGAAAATAGCAATGAGTTATGGTCTGCCATTGCTGGTCACAATCAACTTCAATCTTTGACAGTTAAAGCAGTTGACGTCTTGAAAGAGGGGTATGAGTTAGATGATTGTTTGGGTGAGGGTTTGTTGCCACCAAGCAGTCTTGAGAGCCTCACTCTGAAAGGTGTGCTTGTCAATGCAAAAGAATGGATCGGTAAGCTTAATAACCTCTCCAAGTTGGTGCTATTGTATTGCAGATTGAAGCAAGAAGATGATGTCATACATGCCCTTGGGTTTCTACCAAATCTTACAGTTCTTCGCCTGAAGTGGAGTTCGTTTGTGGGGACACAGCTCCATTTTCAGAGATCATCTTTCCCAAGTCTCGTGGTGCTGGAGCTCCGTGCCTTACACTACCTTCAGTCAGTGTTGTTTGAAGAAGACACAATGCCTAAGCTCGAGCTGCTACAGGTTGTTGGGTGCGAAGAGCTGAAAGTATTCTCCGGGATGTCAACCCTCACAAGCCTCAAGGAAATTCAGTTGGGTCAACGTGTCACTGAAAATTGGTTGAGTCATCGTGTCAGTGAAAAGTTGAAGGAAGAGGTGCAGAGGCAGGCAGCGAAGCATATGAACAACGTCAGAGTGAATATTGAGTATTGA